The Streptomyces sp. NBC_01353 genome contains a region encoding:
- a CDS encoding CBS domain-containing protein: MLVRDAMSTVVLTIGPAHTLRQAARLMSARRVGAAVVHDTDAGGFGILTERDILNSIGADQNPDHETASSHTTTDVVFAAPTWTLEEAAAAMTHGGFRHLVVLDGHGPVGIVSVRDIIRCWTPAHRHAAPMAS; this comes from the coding sequence ATGCTCGTCCGTGACGCCATGAGCACGGTGGTCCTCACCATCGGCCCCGCCCACACGCTCCGCCAGGCCGCCAGACTGATGTCCGCGCGCCGCGTCGGCGCGGCCGTCGTCCACGACACCGACGCCGGCGGGTTCGGAATCCTCACCGAGCGCGACATCCTCAACTCGATCGGCGCCGACCAGAACCCCGACCACGAGACCGCGAGCTCCCACACCACCACCGACGTCGTCTTCGCCGCACCCACCTGGACCCTGGAGGAGGCGGCCGCCGCCATGACCCACGGCGGCTTCCGCCACCTCGTCGTCCTCGACGGGCACGGGCCCGTGGGCATCGTCTCCGTACGCGACATCATCCGCTGCTGGACCCCGGCACACCGGCACGCGGCGCCCATGGCGAGCTGA
- a CDS encoding Fur family transcriptional regulator — MSDLLERLRGRGWRMTAQRRVVAEVLDGDHVHLTADEVHARAVERLPEISRATVYNTLGEMVTLGEVMEVATDGRAKRYDPNAHRPHQHLVCGRCGAIRDVHPSGNPLADLPDTERFGFTISGVEVTYRGLCPNCAATA; from the coding sequence ATGAGCGACCTGCTGGAACGACTGCGCGGCCGCGGCTGGCGAATGACCGCGCAGCGGCGCGTCGTAGCCGAGGTCCTCGACGGGGATCATGTGCATCTGACCGCCGACGAGGTCCATGCCCGCGCCGTGGAGCGACTGCCCGAGATCTCCCGGGCGACCGTCTACAACACGCTGGGCGAGATGGTCACCCTCGGTGAGGTCATGGAAGTGGCGACGGACGGTCGCGCCAAGCGGTACGACCCGAACGCCCACCGCCCGCACCAGCACCTGGTCTGCGGGCGTTGCGGTGCCATCCGTGACGTCCACCCCTCCGGCAACCCGCTGGCGGACCTGCCGGACACGGAGCGCTTCGGCTTCACGATCTCGGGCGTCGAGGTCACGTACCGCGGCCTCTGCCCGAACTGCGCCGCCACGGCCTGA